Part of the Williamwhitmania sp. genome is shown below.
CATTCCTCCAACTACGACAATTAAAGCCAACAACACTACTTTAAATAGCGGTAAGCGGGAACGTTTTCTTATGCTAAATACCAGCAATGCCACAAACACCAGCAGAGCAACCGCCAGGTATACAAAAAACTTTCCAATGCCTTGAGTTTCGATGATCATATGAGTATTATTTGAATTTTCAAAGGTGCTTTAGTATGATACAGGAATCATCTATAGTGGAATCTGATTAACAAACTTATGACAAATATTTCAATCACGGGGACCATAATCAAGGAAAAAGGCAAACCTACCTAACACTTATTCCTTCAATGATTAGTTGAATTGAATGTTTAGTACCAGTATAATTACGATGATTCCAAAGCTTGCTAGACCAATCAACAGTGGCTTCCAAAAATCAGATTTAACAAGTGGCACCCTATTTCTCTCAATCCAATTTCGAAATAATAGATAGACAAGAAATGGAAAAACCAACACAAACCCCCATCCATAAAAAGTAGTGGGCTGCATTAGCTTATCCATGGCATTTCTGATTGCTGCAAAAAATATGAAGTCAAGGCTCATGGCTTCAACAACAAATATGATGCTAGTAAATAAAACCCCGTAAATCATATTTTTCTTGGGATACTTTATGAAACAGAGGTAGGAAGCAAACCCCCACAAAACAGGATTGATGGTCAGCATTAGAACTTGGCCAAGCGTTTCATCGATGCTCCACGGATACCACAACACTAAGTTTGATAGCCAATATACAGCAAAACAAACCACCAGGTTATACAATATCCAAGTTGAAGTAATTGATTTCATAATGTAAGGATAACATATTCGCAGATCACACCGACATTCTAAAGGGTCCATCTAAACAACGCTTTAGCAAATATAGCAAAAACATGGTTGCCTGATGGCAAAGGAATATAGGTTGGTCAAGAATACGCCAATATGGATATAAGGGTCCCGGCTCTACAGGCTAGCGCGTTGTCGCTCGGACAAAAACTTTGATGTTCACATTCCCCCTATGCCCCATCGTCAACCGTTCGAAATCGAACATTAGCTGTTCGTTATCAGAGCAGAAGGTCTCCTTTTTATTTCATTAAAATGACTTCTAATTATTGTTAAACAGCAGCTTACCCATATCGGCACGCAATCTGCAAAGCAAGAGAACATACAGAAACTAACGAGCAATCTATTATTAATACTTAGAAAAAACACCATGAAAAGAGTTACTTTAACACTGCTAACGCTGGCTTTTTTAGCCATTGGAACAACTGGGGCCATTGCCCAGCAGGCCAAAGCCATTAAGGTTGACCTAGGCTCGGTAACCAAGTTAAAGCTGGATGTATCGTGCAAAATAGAGCTCACCCAGAGCGCCACCCCACTTCTTGCCATTGAGGCCAGCGACGAGGTGCTCAACGAGATTACCTCCAAAGTTTCGGGTGGCGAGCTTACCATAAAGAGAGACAAGCGCAGCCAAGAGCAGAGCGATGTTACCATTTACCTTGCCATTCAAAACCTCGAGTCGATTGATATTGTTCGAGATGTCAGGCTGGAAGGCAAGGGCGTGCTGAAGTTCGA
Proteins encoded:
- a CDS encoding head GIN domain-containing protein; the protein is MKRVTLTLLTLAFLAIGTTGAIAQQAKAIKVDLGSVTKLKLDVSCKIELTQSATPLLAIEASDEVLNEITSKVSGGELTIKRDKRSQEQSDVTIYLAIQNLESIDIVRDVRLEGKGVLKFEKLAISVNGVLTANLNLITSLFEVHSNGVLTLTASGKADVLNLEMPGVGKANLLDMKVNKATVEVDGVGKVQVDVSEYLQATVNGVGKVSYKGHPTLKLKVSGVGSISEI